From a single Ailuropoda melanoleuca isolate Jingjing chromosome 12, ASM200744v2, whole genome shotgun sequence genomic region:
- the ZNF473 gene encoding zinc finger protein 473 yields MDFTLEDWEHLGLDQADLFWDTALDNYQNLFLLNPFKPNLTFHPDGAEEPKVLVRESPESAGPGTAEVKNCLLAQDFLEEGLSQETVETFSKDGLWNSSWGKACVGESWLDSFLGDPESFLRSDFVTNKESPTECTSHELKRDLGPESLLSTGENSMMHVLPEKSPAPAASPERGNDFGCDLDQSQQETIQEEEKLYKCSECGKSFSQSYHLIQHWIIHTTEKPTVHNEYEEGFSQSSCLFVPPMTHTGYKSCVCTKYGTTSSQKTHLLWHQKSHTGEKPSKNQDGDQPSPAEHQKTHTGGQSYRCSECGKSFSQTFHLTQHQKTHTRKRYECAKCKATFNFRKYLLQHQKIHAGNTPFKCQECGKAFRRGLLLIEHQSVHTGEKPYKCDQCGKPFRNISTLKIHQRVHSGEKPYKCIECGKAFYRNTHLNEHQRIHTGYRPYKCPKCLKSFSRPSHLIRHQSIHATEKPYSCAKCKETFSHNEHLVQHQKMHSVETPYECQECGERFICSSTLTCHQTVHTREKQGLGESGRILNQDSDQREQARIGEKHFKCNKCEKTFSRSKYLTQHERVHARVKPFECKQCGKAFGQSTQLIRHQSIHSGARRYECGDCGKAFIHSTSLTKHQSVHKSEHPFKCNECGKTFSESAHLSEHRLIHTAEKFFQCNKCDKAFAHSNYLTQHQRAHARKKSFECNECGKSFHQSSCLSRHQRDHTGKKPHKCSDCGKTFSLGAQLNQHQRVHTGEKPYVCQECGKAFSQSSCLSVHQRVHTGEKPYVCQECGKAFSQSSCLSVHQRIHTGEKPYVCQECGKAFSQSSCLSVHQRIHTGEKPYVCAECGKAFAQKANLMQHERVHTGEKPYACRVCGKAFGLSAHLNQHQRVHTQEKLAMSTLSALGCRSQQTSASSHR; encoded by the exons ATGGACTTCACCTTGGAAGACTGGGAGCACCTGGGCCTGGACCAGGCGGACCTGTTCTGGGACACAGCGCTGGACAACTACCAGAACCTTTTCCTGCTGA ACCCCTTCAAACCCAACCTGACCTTCCATCCAGATGGCGCTGAAGAGCCGAAGGTGCTGGTGAGAGAAAGCCCAGAATCAGCGGGCCCTG GCACGGCTGAAGTCAAGAACTGTCTTCTGGCCCAAGACTTCTTGGAAGAAGGACTTTCCCAGGAGACCGTGGAGACATTTTCCAAGGATGGCCTCTGGAACTCCAGTTGGGGGAAAGCCTGTGTAGGCGAGAGTTGGTTAGATAGTTTCCTAGGAGATCCAGAAAGTTTTCTGAGGTCTGACTTTGTTACCAACAAGGAAAGTCCCACGGAATGCACGAGTCATGAACTCAAGAGAGACCTTGGTCCTGAGTCCCTCCTTTCCACAGGAGAGAATTCTATGATGCACGTTCTTCCTGAAAAGAGCCCAGCACCAGCTGCATCTCCGGAACGTGGGAATGACTTTGGCTGTGACTTAGACCAGAGCCAGCAAGAGACTatccaggaggaagagaaactgTATAAATGTAGTGAATGTGGGAAGAGCTTCAGCCAAAGTTACCACCTTATCCAGCACTGGATTATTCATACCACAGAGAAGCCCACTGTGCATAATGAGTACGAGGAAGGTTTCAGCCAGAGTTCTTGCCTCTTTGTGCCTCCGATGACTCACACAGGCTACAAATCCTGTGTGTGTACTAAGTACGGGACAACTTCCAGTCAGAAAACACACCTTCTGTGGCATCAGAAAAGTCACACCGGAGAAAAACCATCTAAGAATCAAGATGGTGACCAGCCCTCGCCTGCTGAGCATCAGAAAACCCACACAGGGGGTCAGTCCTACAGATGTAGCGAGTGTGGCAAGAGTTTCAGCCAAACCTTTCATCTTACTCAGCATCAGAAGACCCACACCCGGAAACGCTATGAATGTGCCAAATGCAAGGCGACCTTCAACTTCCGTAAATACCTCCTCCAACACCAGAAAATCCATGCTGGGAACACTCCCTTCAAGTGTcaggagtgtgggaaggccttcaggCGAGGCTTGCTGCTCATCGAACACCAGTCTGTTCACACCGGAGAAAAGCCTTACAAATGTGATCAGTGTGGGAAGCCCTTCAGGAATATCTCCACCCTAAAGATCCACCAGAGAGTTCACAGTGGAGAGAAGCCTTACAAATGCAttgagtgtgggaaagccttctaCCGGAACACTCACCTTAATGAACATCAGAGGATTCACACTGGCTACCGGCCCTACAAATGTCCCAAATGCCTCAAGAGCTTCAGCCGGCCCTCCCATCTGATTCGACACCAGTCCATCCATGCCACAGAAAAGCCCTACAGCTGCGCCAAATGCAAGGAAACTTTCAGCCACAATGAACACCTCGTGCAACACCAGAAAATGCACAGTGTGGAGACACCCTATGAGTGTCAGGAGTGTGGTGAGCGCTTCATCTGCAGCTCCACCCTGACTTGCCACCAGACTGTTCACACCAGAGAGAAACAAGGACTTGGTGAGAGTGGGAGGATCTTGAATCAGGACTCAGATCAGAGAGAGCAAGCCAGGATCGGTGAGAAGCACTTTAAGTGTAACAAATGCGAGAAAACCTTTAGCCGCAGCAAATACCTGACTCAGCATGAGAGAGTTCACGCCAGGGTGAAGCCCTTTGAGTGTAAGCAGTGTGGAAAAGCCTTTGGCCAAAGTACACAGCTCATTCGCCACCAGAGCATCCACTCTGGGGCGAGGCGGTATGAATGTGGGGACTGTGGGAAGGCCTTCATCCACAGCACTTCCCTCACCAAACATCAATCTGTCCACAAGAGTGAGCACCCctttaaatgtaatgaatgtggaaagACCTTCAGTGAAAGTGCACATCTCTCAGAACATCGGTTAATTCACACTGCAGAGAAATTCTTTCAGTGTAACAAGTGTGACAAAGCCTTTGCCCACAGTAACTACCTTACTCAGCACCAGAGAGCTCATGCTAGAAAGAAGTCCTTTGAGTGTAACGAATGTGGAAAATCATTCCATCAGAGCTCGTGCCTTTCTAGGCATCAGAGAGATCACACAGGTAAGAAACCCCATAAATGCAGTGACTGTGGGAAAACCTTCAGCCTGGGTGCCCAGCTTAATCAACACCAGAGAGTTCACACCGGAGAAAAGCCTTATGTTTGTcaggaatgtgggaaagctttcagcCAAAGCTCGTGCCTTTCTGTTCACCAGCGAGTTCATACTGGAGAAAAGCCTTATGTTTGTCAGGAATGCGGGAAAGCCTTCAGCCAGAGCTCGTGCCTTTCTGTTcaccagagaattcacactggagaaaagccTTATGTTTGTCAGGAGTGCGGGAAAGCCTTCAGCCAGAGCTCGTGCCTTTCTGTTcaccagagaattcacactggggagaagcctTATGTTTGTgctgaatgtgggaaagcctttgcCCAGAAAGCAAATCTGATGCAGCATGAGAGAGttcacactggggagaagcctTATGCCTGTAGGGTGTGTGGGAAAGCCTTTGGCCTCAGTGCCCATCTCAATCAGCACCAGAGAGTTCACACCCAAGAGAAACTAGCAATGTCAACCTTATCAGCCCTTGGCTGCAGGTCTCAGCAGACATCAGCAAGTTCACACAGGTAA